A region from the Nicotiana tabacum plastid, complete genome genome encodes:
- the rpl23 gene encoding ribosomal protein L23: protein MDGIKYAVFTDKSIRLLGKNQYTSNVESGSTRTEIKHWVELFFGVKVIAMNSHRLPGKSRRMGPIMGHTMHYRRMIITLQPGYSIPPLRKKRT, encoded by the coding sequence ATGGATGGAATCAAATATGCAGTATTTACAGACAAAAGTATTCGGTTATTGGGGAAAAATCAATATACTTCTAATGTCGAATCAGGATCAACTAGGACAGAAATAAAGCATTGGGTCGAACTCTTCTTTGGTGTCAAGGTAATAGCTATGAATAGTCATCGACTTCCGGGAAAGAGTAGAAGAATGGGACCTATTATGGGACATACAATGCATTACAGACGTATGATCATTACGCTTCAACCGGGTTATTCTATTCCACCTCTTAGAAAGAAAAGAACTTAA
- the rpl2 gene encoding ribosomal protein L2 yields the protein MAIHLYKTSTPSTRNGTVDSQVKSNPRNNLIYGQHHCGKGRNARGIITARHRGGGHKRLYRKIDFRRNEKDIYGRIVTIEYDPNRNAYICLIHYGDGEKRYILHPRGAIIGDTIVSGTEVPIKMGNALPLTDMPLGTAIHNIEITLGKGGQLARAAGAVAKLIAKEGKSATLKLPSGEVRLISKNCSATVGQVGNVGVNQKSLGRAGSKRWLGKRPVVRGVVMNPVDHPHGGGEGRAPIGRKKPTTPWGYPALGRRSRKRNKYSDNLILRRRSK from the exons ATGGCGATACATTTATACAAAACTTCTACCCCGAGCACACGCAATGGAACCGTAGACAGTCAAGTGAAATCCAATCCACGAAATAATTTGATCTATGGACAGCATCATTGTGGTAAAGGTCGTAATGCCAGAGGAATCATTACCGCAAGGCATAGAGGGGGAGGTCATAAGCGTCTATACCGTAAAATCGATTTTCGACGGAATGAAAAAGACATATATGGTAGAATCGTAACCATAGAATACGACCCTAATCGAAATGCATACATTTGTCTCATACACTATGGGGATGGTGAGAAGAGATATATTTTACATCCCAGAGGGGCTATAATTGGAGATACCATTGTTTCTGGTACAGAAGTTCCTATAAAAATGGGAAATGCCCTACCTTTGA CCGATATGCCCTTAGGCACGGCCATACATAACATAGAAATCACACTTGGAAAGGGTGGACAATTAGCTAGAGCAGCGGGTGCTGTAGCGAAACTGATTGCAAAAGAGGGGAAATCGGCCACATTAAAATTACCTTCTGGGGAGGTCCGTTTGATATCCAAAAACTGCTCAGCAACAGTCGGACAAGTGGGGAATGTTGGGGTGAACCAGAAAAGTTTGGGTAGAGCCGGATCTAAGCGTTGGCTAGGTAAGCGTCCTGTAGTAAGAGGAGTAGTTATGAACCCTGTAGACCATCCCCATGGGGGTGGTGAAGGGAGAGCCCCAATTGGTAGAAAAAAACCCACAACCCCTTGGGGTTATCCTGCACTTGGAAGAAGAAGTAGAAAAAGGAATAAATATAGTGATAATTTGATTCTTCGTCGCCGTAG